One Streptomyces sp. V4I8 genomic window carries:
- a CDS encoding FadR/GntR family transcriptional regulator yields MAVTDEAIEKIKGMIVSGALRPGDRLPKESELAADLGLSRNSLREAVRALSLIRILDVRQGDGTYVTSLDPQLLLEAMSFVVDFHRDDTVLEFLAVRRILEPAATAMAASRISEQQLSALTNQLDKLGNDPSVEELVACDLEFHRGIVQSSGNSVLCSLLDGLSGPTTRARIWRGLTQEDAVSRTLHEHRAILAALRDRDAEAAKSWATVHIASVEQWLRSTL; encoded by the coding sequence ATGGCAGTCACCGACGAGGCGATCGAGAAGATCAAGGGCATGATCGTCTCCGGCGCGCTGCGCCCCGGCGACCGGCTCCCCAAGGAGAGCGAGCTGGCCGCCGACCTCGGGCTGTCCCGCAACTCGCTGCGAGAGGCCGTGCGCGCGCTGTCACTGATCCGGATCCTGGACGTACGGCAGGGCGACGGCACCTATGTCACGAGCCTGGATCCGCAGCTGCTGCTGGAGGCGATGAGCTTCGTCGTCGATTTCCACCGCGACGACACGGTGCTGGAGTTCCTCGCCGTGCGCCGCATCCTGGAGCCGGCCGCGACGGCGATGGCCGCGTCCCGGATCAGCGAGCAGCAACTGAGCGCGCTGACGAACCAGTTGGACAAGCTCGGCAACGATCCGTCGGTGGAGGAGCTCGTCGCCTGTGACCTGGAGTTCCATCGGGGCATCGTGCAGAGCTCGGGGAACTCGGTGCTCTGTTCGCTCCTCGACGGTCTGTCGGGGCCGACGACTCGGGCGCGCATCTGGCGCGGGCTGACGCAGGAGGACGCGGTCAGCCGGACCCTGCACGAGCACCGGGCGATCCTGGCGGCGCTGCGGGACCGGGACGCGGAGGCGGCGAAGTCGTGGGCGACGGTGCACATCGCGAGCGTGGAGCAGTGGCTGCGGTCGACGCTGTGA
- a CDS encoding PAC2 family protein, giving the protein MIELEGVPELIDPVMVAAFEGWNDAGDAASTAVAHLDKEWKGEVFAALDAEDYYDFQVNRPTVWMDAGVRKITWPTTRLSVVRVGGEKPRDLVLVRGIEPSMRWRSFCNELLGFAHELGVELVVILGALLGDTPHTRPVPISGTTSDADLAQRMDLEETKYEGPTGIVGVLQEACTHAGVPAVSLWAAVPHYVSQPPNPKATLALLNRLEDLIDVRIPLGELPEDARAWQVGVDQLAAEDSEVAEYVQSLEEARDTAELPEASGEAIAREFERYLRRRDGGGPSAGGHATADGGESPGPFRRDNPSGRTKPPKPPKPGNTDDDESSED; this is encoded by the coding sequence GTGATCGAGCTCGAGGGGGTTCCCGAGCTGATCGACCCGGTCATGGTGGCCGCGTTCGAGGGCTGGAACGATGCCGGCGACGCCGCCTCCACCGCGGTCGCGCATCTGGACAAGGAGTGGAAGGGCGAGGTGTTCGCGGCGCTGGACGCCGAGGACTACTACGACTTCCAGGTGAACCGCCCCACGGTGTGGATGGACGCGGGTGTCCGCAAGATCACTTGGCCCACGACCAGGCTGTCGGTGGTCCGCGTCGGCGGCGAGAAGCCGCGTGATCTCGTACTCGTCCGAGGTATCGAACCGTCCATGCGCTGGCGCTCGTTCTGCAACGAGCTCCTCGGCTTCGCGCACGAGCTGGGCGTGGAGCTGGTGGTCATCCTGGGCGCCCTGCTCGGTGACACCCCGCACACGCGTCCGGTCCCGATCAGCGGGACCACGTCCGACGCGGACCTGGCCCAGCGGATGGACCTGGAGGAGACCAAGTACGAGGGCCCGACGGGCATCGTCGGCGTCCTCCAGGAGGCGTGCACGCACGCCGGTGTCCCGGCGGTGTCGCTGTGGGCGGCCGTACCGCACTACGTCTCGCAGCCGCCCAACCCGAAGGCGACGCTGGCCCTGCTCAACCGGCTGGAGGACCTGATCGACGTGCGCATCCCGCTGGGCGAGCTGCCCGAGGACGCGCGCGCCTGGCAGGTCGGCGTGGACCAGCTGGCCGCCGAGGACAGCGAGGTCGCCGAGTACGTCCAGTCGCTGGAGGAGGCCCGGGACACCGCGGAGCTGCCGGAGGCGTCGGGCGAGGCGATCGCCCGCGAGTTCGAGCGGTATCTGCGCAGACGGGACGGCGGCGGCCCGTCGGCCGGCGGGCACGCCACGGCGGACGGCGGGGAGTCCCCCGGCCCCTTCCGGCGGGACAACCCGAGCGGCCGCACGAAGCCGCCCAAGCCACCGAAGCCGGGCAACACGGACGACGACGAGTCGTCGGAGGACTGA
- a CDS encoding SMP-30/gluconolactonase/LRE family protein, with amino-acid sequence MAPERRSFAPHLTRRGLLTAGAATAGAVLVGSAGTPAVAAGKTRPDVIHLPNGFRPEGITIGGGPYAYLGSLGDGSIYRADLRTGEGGIISAGPGTPSVGLKLDHRGRLFVAGRGQGARVVDARTGEILASYVLTTAAPTFANDVFLTPRAAWFTDSHQPALYALPLGRHGGLPDVDDVVTITLSGDWSQVPGEIVNANGITSTPDGSALLVVQSGVGGLHRVNPRTGVTRLVDLGDAAPLTNGDGLLLTGRTLYVVQNRQNAIDVFRLAADGRCGVFQRRITAPLFDVPTTAAAYRGRLYLPNARFTTTPTPETTYDVISVPA; translated from the coding sequence GTGGCCCCCGAACGCCGCTCCTTCGCACCTCATCTCACCCGCCGGGGACTCCTCACGGCCGGCGCCGCCACCGCGGGTGCCGTGCTCGTCGGGTCGGCGGGCACCCCCGCCGTCGCGGCCGGAAAGACCCGGCCCGACGTGATCCACCTCCCGAACGGCTTCCGCCCGGAGGGCATCACCATCGGCGGCGGACCGTACGCCTACCTCGGCTCGCTCGGCGACGGCTCGATCTACCGCGCCGACCTGCGCACCGGCGAGGGCGGCATCATCTCGGCCGGACCCGGCACGCCCTCGGTCGGCCTCAAACTCGATCACCGGGGACGCCTGTTCGTCGCCGGACGCGGCCAGGGCGCCCGTGTCGTGGACGCCCGCACCGGCGAGATCCTCGCCTCGTACGTCCTCACCACGGCGGCCCCGACCTTCGCCAACGACGTGTTCCTGACCCCGCGCGCGGCCTGGTTCACCGACTCCCACCAGCCCGCGCTGTACGCCCTGCCGCTCGGCCGGCACGGCGGACTGCCGGACGTGGACGACGTCGTGACGATCACGCTGAGCGGCGACTGGAGCCAGGTCCCCGGCGAGATCGTGAACGCCAACGGCATCACGAGCACCCCCGACGGCTCCGCGCTGCTGGTCGTGCAGTCCGGGGTCGGCGGCCTGCACCGGGTGAACCCGCGCACCGGCGTCACCCGGCTCGTCGACCTCGGCGACGCGGCCCCGCTCACCAACGGTGACGGACTGCTGCTGACCGGACGCACGCTGTACGTCGTCCAGAACCGGCAGAACGCGATCGACGTGTTCCGGCTCGCCGCCGACGGCCGCTGCGGCGTCTTCCAGCGCCGTATCACCGCACCGCTCTTCGATGTGCCGACCACGGCGGCCGCGTACCGGGGCCGCCTCTACCTGCCCAACGCGCGCTTCACGACGACCCCGACGCCGGAGACGACGTACGACGTGATCTCCGTGCCGGCGTAA
- a CDS encoding S8 family peptidase: MTDQAEPAQGPGASGPGPDGAGFTYRGAEQELIVVARPEARLRARAEGVRSAAGADVSALDMFLSDEQLTLEPLFGSEERLRQAAPQSAAEEVPDLALFYRVRGGESRAEELRARIAALPGIDTAYVKPGAVPASFGQVGEDSGRLKEGSPVTPDYSGRQGYLRPAPEGVDARWAWQRPGGTGQGVTVIDVEGSWQLGHEDLAAKLAGVVVGTPLADLAWRNHGTAVIGVIGGDRTEYGVTGIAPDTVTAAASFQGIGTAAAIHAAADRLGPGDIVLIELHRPGPRFEYAERDDQRGYIPLEWWPDDLAAVRHATAKGVLVVAAAGNGAESLDDAVYERRPDGFPESWRNPFNPSNPSSGAVLVGAGAPPPGTHGRDHGPDRSRLAFSNYGARVDAQGWGHEVTTTGGFWDKPGDLQGGPEEIAWYTDTFSGTSSASPVVVGALAALQGMLKAAGRQPMSPERAREVLRATGSPQQDAPGRPASQRIGSRPDIKAAVTRLVPQAVGSGVAERYWDELLPYPRELPPRLRLFVAGGWRNLNHPSPDIRQAVHTAFAGGRPEVRVWFSDDEIVGLVITG, encoded by the coding sequence ATGACCGACCAGGCAGAGCCGGCGCAGGGCCCGGGAGCGTCCGGGCCGGGGCCCGACGGAGCGGGATTCACCTATCGAGGAGCCGAGCAGGAACTGATCGTCGTCGCCCGCCCGGAGGCCCGGCTGCGGGCCCGGGCCGAGGGCGTCCGGTCGGCGGCGGGCGCCGATGTGTCGGCCCTCGACATGTTCCTCAGCGACGAACAACTCACGCTGGAGCCGCTGTTCGGCAGCGAGGAGCGGCTGCGGCAGGCCGCGCCGCAATCCGCCGCCGAGGAGGTGCCCGACCTCGCGCTGTTCTACCGGGTGCGCGGCGGGGAGAGCCGGGCCGAGGAGCTGCGGGCCCGTATCGCCGCGTTGCCGGGGATCGACACGGCGTATGTGAAGCCGGGTGCGGTGCCGGCCTCGTTCGGGCAGGTCGGGGAGGACAGCGGGCGCCTGAAGGAGGGCTCGCCGGTCACGCCCGACTACAGCGGCCGGCAGGGCTATCTGCGGCCCGCGCCCGAGGGCGTGGACGCGCGGTGGGCCTGGCAGCGGCCCGGCGGCACCGGTCAGGGCGTGACCGTGATCGACGTGGAGGGCTCCTGGCAGCTGGGCCACGAGGACCTCGCCGCCAAGCTGGCCGGCGTCGTCGTCGGCACCCCGCTGGCCGACCTCGCCTGGCGCAACCACGGCACCGCCGTGATCGGCGTGATCGGCGGCGATCGCACCGAGTACGGCGTCACCGGCATCGCGCCGGACACGGTGACCGCGGCCGCCTCCTTCCAGGGCATCGGCACGGCGGCCGCGATCCACGCGGCGGCCGACCGGCTGGGCCCCGGCGACATCGTGCTGATCGAACTGCACCGCCCGGGGCCCCGGTTCGAGTACGCCGAGCGCGACGACCAGCGCGGCTACATCCCGCTCGAATGGTGGCCGGACGACCTCGCCGCCGTTCGCCACGCCACCGCCAAGGGCGTCCTCGTGGTCGCCGCCGCGGGCAACGGCGCCGAGTCGCTCGACGACGCGGTCTACGAACGCCGCCCGGACGGCTTCCCCGAGTCGTGGCGCAACCCGTTCAACCCGTCCAACCCGTCCTCCGGTGCCGTCCTGGTCGGCGCGGGCGCCCCGCCGCCCGGCACGCACGGCCGCGACCACGGCCCGGACCGCTCACGGCTCGCGTTCTCCAACTACGGCGCCCGCGTGGACGCCCAGGGCTGGGGGCACGAGGTCACGACCACCGGCGGCTTCTGGGACAAGCCCGGCGATCTGCAGGGCGGACCCGAGGAGATCGCCTGGTACACCGACACGTTCTCGGGGACGTCGTCCGCCTCTCCGGTCGTGGTCGGCGCGCTGGCCGCGCTGCAGGGCATGCTGAAGGCGGCCGGCCGGCAGCCGATGTCCCCGGAACGTGCGCGCGAGGTGCTGCGGGCGACGGGTTCCCCACAGCAGGACGCCCCGGGCCGGCCCGCCTCCCAGCGCATCGGCAGCCGGCCCGACATCAAGGCGGCGGTCACCCGTCTGGTGCCGCAGGCGGTCGGCTCCGGTGTCGCCGAACGCTACTGGGACGAGCTCCTGCCGTACCCACGCGAACTCCCGCCCAGGCTCCGGCTGTTCGTGGCCGGCGGCTGGCGGAACCTCAACCATCCGTCCCCGGACATCCGCCAGGCGGTCCATACCGCCTTCGCGGGGGGACGGCCCGAAGTCCGAGTGTGGTTCTCGGACGACGAGATCGTCGGCCTGGTGATCACCGGCTGA
- the mshC gene encoding cysteine--1-D-myo-inosityl 2-amino-2-deoxy-alpha-D-glucopyranoside ligase, producing the protein MYAWPASEVPALPGQGRDLRIHDTATGGLVTLDPGPVARIYVCGITPYDATHLGHAATYNAFDLVQRVWLDTKRQVHYVQNVTDVDDPLLERAERDNIDWAALAEKETALFREDMTALRMLPPQHYIGAVEAIPGIVPLVERLRDAGAAYELDGDTYFSVESDPNFGKVSGLDAAAMRLLSAERGGDPDRAGKKNPLDPMLWMAARPGEPSWDGGSLGRGRPGWHIECVAIALDHLGMGFDVQGGGSDLAFPHHEMGASHAQVLTGEFPMAKAYVHAGMVALHGEKMSKSKGNLVFVSQLRREGVDPAAIRLALLAHHYRADWEWTDQVLQDAVARLDRWRAAVSRPDGPPAEALVEEIREALANDLDAPTALEAVDRWAAAQQESGGTDIGAPGVVSRAVDALLGVAL; encoded by the coding sequence ATGTATGCCTGGCCCGCTTCTGAGGTCCCCGCCCTGCCTGGTCAGGGCCGCGACCTGAGGATCCACGACACCGCGACCGGCGGTCTGGTCACCCTCGACCCCGGTCCCGTCGCCCGTATCTACGTCTGCGGCATCACCCCGTACGACGCGACCCACCTGGGTCACGCGGCGACCTACAACGCGTTCGACCTCGTGCAGCGCGTGTGGCTCGACACCAAGCGGCAGGTTCACTACGTCCAGAACGTCACGGACGTCGACGATCCGCTCCTGGAGCGGGCCGAGCGCGACAACATCGACTGGGCGGCCCTCGCCGAGAAGGAGACCGCCCTCTTCCGCGAGGACATGACCGCCCTGCGCATGCTGCCCCCGCAGCACTACATCGGCGCGGTCGAGGCGATACCCGGCATCGTGCCGCTCGTCGAGCGCCTGCGGGACGCCGGGGCCGCCTACGAACTCGACGGCGACACCTACTTCTCCGTCGAGTCCGACCCGAACTTCGGCAAGGTCTCGGGCCTCGACGCCGCCGCCATGCGGCTGCTGTCCGCCGAGCGCGGCGGCGACCCGGACCGTGCGGGCAAGAAGAACCCCCTCGACCCGATGCTGTGGATGGCCGCCCGCCCGGGCGAGCCCAGCTGGGACGGCGGTTCGCTCGGCCGCGGCCGGCCCGGCTGGCACATCGAGTGCGTCGCCATCGCCCTCGACCACCTCGGCATGGGCTTCGACGTCCAGGGCGGCGGCTCCGACCTCGCCTTCCCGCACCACGAGATGGGCGCCTCCCACGCCCAGGTGCTGACCGGCGAGTTCCCCATGGCCAAGGCGTACGTCCACGCGGGCATGGTCGCGCTGCACGGCGAGAAGATGTCCAAGTCCAAGGGGAACCTGGTCTTCGTCTCGCAGCTGCGCCGCGAGGGCGTCGACCCCGCCGCCATCCGGCTCGCCCTCCTCGCCCACCACTACCGGGCCGACTGGGAGTGGACCGACCAGGTGCTCCAGGACGCCGTCGCCCGCCTCGACCGCTGGCGCGCCGCCGTGTCCCGGCCCGACGGGCCGCCCGCCGAGGCGCTCGTCGAGGAGATCCGCGAGGCCCTCGCGAACGACCTGGACGCCCCGACGGCGCTGGAGGCCGTCGACCGCTGGGCCGCCGCTCAGCAGGAGAGCGGCGGTACGGACATCGGCGCCCCCGGTGTCGTGTCGCGAGCCGTGGACGCGCTGCTGGGCGTGGCCCTGTAA
- a CDS encoding SCO1664 family protein, with amino-acid sequence MSAPERIPPRSVTSVELLTEGELTVRGRIREASNAALFCTVAHEGQEASCVYKPVAGERPLWDFPDGTLAQREVAAYEVSEATGWGLVPPTVLRDGPYGEGMVQLWIEATPEAGLLALVDGEEPEPGWKAIGFAEVGEGKTALLVHADDERLRRMAVLDAVINNADRKGGHLLPTEAGRLYGIDHGVTFNVENKLRTLLWGWAGEPLTAEAVEVLGALREGLKEGADLAVRLAALITAAEVEAARARVQALLVSGKHPEPSGEWPAIPWPPV; translated from the coding sequence ATGTCCGCGCCAGAACGGATACCGCCGCGGAGCGTGACCTCGGTGGAGCTGCTCACCGAGGGCGAGCTGACGGTGCGCGGACGCATCCGCGAGGCGTCCAACGCCGCGCTGTTCTGCACGGTCGCGCACGAGGGGCAGGAGGCGTCCTGCGTGTACAAGCCGGTCGCCGGTGAGCGGCCGCTGTGGGACTTCCCCGACGGGACGCTCGCGCAGCGCGAGGTCGCCGCGTACGAGGTCTCCGAGGCGACCGGCTGGGGGCTCGTACCGCCCACCGTGCTGCGGGACGGGCCGTACGGCGAGGGCATGGTCCAGCTGTGGATCGAGGCGACGCCCGAGGCCGGGCTGCTCGCCCTGGTCGACGGCGAGGAGCCCGAGCCCGGCTGGAAGGCGATCGGGTTCGCCGAGGTCGGCGAGGGAAAGACCGCGCTGCTGGTGCACGCCGACGACGAGCGGCTGCGGCGCATGGCCGTCCTGGACGCCGTGATCAACAACGCCGACCGCAAGGGCGGGCACCTGCTGCCCACCGAGGCCGGCCGGCTGTACGGCATCGACCACGGCGTCACGTTCAACGTCGAGAACAAGCTGCGGACGCTGCTGTGGGGGTGGGCGGGGGAGCCGCTCACCGCGGAGGCCGTCGAGGTGCTCGGCGCCCTGCGGGAGGGGCTGAAGGAGGGCGCAGACCTGGCCGTGCGCCTGGCCGCGCTGATCACCGCCGCCGAGGTGGAGGCCGCACGCGCGCGTGTGCAGGCGCTTCTGGTGTCCGGGAAGCATCCGGAACCGAGCGGGGAGTGGCCGGCCATTCCGTGGCCGCCCGTTTAG
- a CDS encoding DUF3090 domain-containing protein: protein MSRQVFLYDPPDRFVAGTVGLPGRRTFFLQATAGSRVTSVALEKTQVAALAERMDELLDEVVRRSGGSAAVPAVAPTEVADTGPLDSPVEEEFRVGTMALAWDGEEQRMIVEAQALVELDADSEEDLAEAEERLLQDEENGPPMLRVRLTGAQARAFAKRALDVVNAGRPPCPLCSLPLDPEGHVCPRQNGYRRGA from the coding sequence GTGTCCCGTCAGGTGTTCCTCTACGACCCCCCGGACCGCTTCGTGGCCGGTACGGTCGGACTGCCCGGGCGCCGTACGTTCTTCCTCCAGGCCACCGCAGGCTCCCGGGTGACCAGCGTGGCCCTGGAGAAGACCCAGGTCGCCGCCCTCGCCGAGCGCATGGACGAACTGCTCGACGAGGTCGTACGGCGTAGTGGCGGCAGCGCCGCCGTCCCCGCCGTGGCGCCCACCGAGGTCGCCGACACCGGCCCGCTGGACAGCCCCGTCGAGGAGGAGTTCCGCGTCGGCACCATGGCGCTGGCCTGGGACGGCGAGGAACAGCGCATGATCGTCGAGGCGCAGGCCCTCGTGGAGCTCGACGCCGACTCCGAGGAGGACCTCGCCGAGGCCGAGGAGCGGCTCCTCCAGGACGAGGAGAACGGGCCCCCGATGCTGCGGGTCCGGCTCACCGGCGCGCAGGCGAGGGCCTTCGCCAAGCGTGCCCTGGACGTCGTCAACGCCGGGCGGCCGCCGTGCCCGCTGTGCAGCCTCCCGCTCGACCCGGAAGGACACGTATGTCCGCGCCAGAACGGATACCGCCGCGGAGCGTGA
- a CDS encoding histidine phosphatase family protein, whose amino-acid sequence MPTLILVRHGRSTANTEGLLAGWTPGVALDERGTAQAAALPGRLAALPISEIVASPLQRCQETIRPLLDARPELTAHTDERIGECHYGDWSGRKLAELKDEPLMEVVQAHPSAAAFPGGESMRTMQTRAAEAVREWNARVERDHGSDAVYLMCSHGDIIKSLVADALGLHLDLFQRISVEPCSITAIRYTRLRPFLVRLGDTGDFTSLAPREEPPAGDATVGGGAGAP is encoded by the coding sequence ATGCCCACGTTGATCCTGGTCCGCCACGGACGTTCCACCGCCAACACCGAGGGACTGCTCGCCGGCTGGACGCCCGGTGTCGCCCTCGACGAGCGCGGCACCGCGCAGGCCGCCGCACTGCCCGGGCGGCTCGCCGCGCTGCCGATCTCCGAGATCGTCGCCAGCCCGCTGCAGCGCTGCCAGGAGACGATCCGGCCGCTCCTCGACGCCCGGCCGGAACTCACCGCGCACACCGACGAGCGGATCGGCGAGTGCCACTACGGCGACTGGTCCGGCCGCAAGCTCGCCGAGCTCAAGGACGAGCCGCTGATGGAGGTCGTCCAGGCGCACCCCTCGGCGGCCGCGTTCCCGGGCGGTGAGTCGATGCGGACGATGCAGACCCGGGCCGCCGAGGCCGTACGGGAGTGGAACGCGCGCGTGGAGCGCGATCACGGCTCCGACGCGGTGTATCTGATGTGCTCGCACGGCGACATCATCAAGTCCCTCGTCGCGGACGCTCTCGGTCTTCATCTCGACCTCTTCCAGAGGATTTCCGTAGAACCGTGTTCCATCACCGCGATCCGCTACACCCGCCTGAGGCCGTTCCTCGTACGCCTCGGGGACACCGGTGATTTCACGTCCCTCGCCCCGCGCGAGGAGCCGCCGGCCGGCGACGCGACGGTCGGGGGCGGCGCGGGCGCACCGTGA
- a CDS encoding magnesium and cobalt transport protein CorA: MIVDCAIYEDGRRTEGPADFSDALDLCRLRGDAFVWIGLYEPTEKEFDKVTDEFGLHPLAVEDALKAHQRPKLEVYDDSLFMVLKPVGYEAKSDIVSSGEVMVFVGDSFVVTVRHGVEAPLGAVRSRLEHEPEMLRHGPTAVLYMIADAVVDHYVDVAGELGTDLEELEAEVFSPTGGGSRHTASRIYAFKRQILEFRRATGPLAQPLSRLAGTGMIGARVPFVHDKAQPFFRDVSDHLTRVNESVEGLDRLVSDILSAHLAQMSVRQNDDVRKISAWAAMAAIPTMIAGIYGMNFEHMPELHWTGSYPVLIAGMVALEVLLYRLFKRRGWL; the protein is encoded by the coding sequence GTGATCGTCGACTGCGCCATCTACGAGGACGGGCGCCGGACGGAGGGGCCCGCGGACTTCTCCGACGCCCTGGATCTGTGCCGTCTGCGGGGCGACGCGTTCGTCTGGATCGGCCTGTACGAGCCGACGGAGAAGGAGTTCGACAAGGTCACCGACGAGTTCGGGTTGCACCCGCTGGCCGTGGAGGACGCCCTGAAGGCGCACCAGCGGCCCAAGCTGGAGGTCTACGACGACTCGCTGTTCATGGTCCTCAAGCCGGTCGGGTACGAGGCGAAGAGCGACATCGTCTCCTCCGGCGAGGTCATGGTCTTCGTCGGCGACTCGTTCGTGGTGACCGTCCGGCACGGCGTGGAGGCGCCGCTGGGGGCGGTGCGCAGCCGTCTGGAGCACGAGCCGGAGATGCTCCGGCACGGTCCCACGGCGGTGCTGTACATGATCGCCGACGCCGTGGTCGACCACTACGTGGATGTGGCGGGCGAGTTGGGCACGGACCTGGAGGAGCTGGAGGCGGAGGTGTTCTCGCCGACCGGCGGCGGCTCACGGCACACGGCGTCCCGCATCTACGCCTTCAAGCGGCAGATCCTGGAGTTCCGCAGGGCCACCGGCCCGCTCGCGCAGCCCCTGTCGCGGCTCGCCGGTACCGGCATGATCGGCGCGCGCGTGCCGTTCGTGCACGACAAGGCGCAGCCCTTCTTCCGCGACGTCAGCGACCACCTCACGCGCGTGAACGAGTCCGTGGAGGGCCTGGACCGGCTGGTCTCCGACATCCTCTCGGCGCATCTGGCGCAGATGAGCGTCCGGCAGAACGACGACGTGCGGAAGATCTCCGCGTGGGCGGCCATGGCCGCGATCCCCACGATGATCGCGGGGATCTACGGCATGAACTTCGAGCACATGCCGGAGCTGCACTGGACGGGGTCGTATCCGGTGCTGATCGCGGGCATGGTCGCCCTGGAGGTGCTGCTGTACCGGCTGTTCAAGCGCCGCGGCTGGTTGTAG
- a CDS encoding ferritin-like domain-containing protein, translated as MLSAKSLFQEILDNDESFRLFCSIAASGESQGGWENARIAALVPQSERGLAPKITRHGADEDKHGRIFNALMRKRGLEPVPVPPETDYTMLLERHGIGLAHEKLKGEEPLTVQDIVTYLSHSRVTEQRASEQMDLLRKHFADHPDLGRAVRMISGDEDNHLAYCHEELLRFAAQGHGRAIQRTLRECALAEIRIYRDVSLAVMDHMGRILGWPRPKAALLAAGIHAVYAWERVAGWRRMVSLKMPERRDALGGPATSAPEFA; from the coding sequence ATGCTTTCGGCCAAGAGTCTGTTCCAGGAGATCCTCGACAACGACGAGTCCTTCCGCCTGTTCTGCTCCATCGCGGCCAGCGGCGAGTCCCAGGGCGGCTGGGAGAACGCGCGGATCGCCGCGCTCGTCCCGCAGAGCGAGCGCGGTCTCGCGCCCAAGATCACCCGGCACGGGGCGGACGAGGACAAGCACGGGAGGATCTTCAACGCCCTGATGAGGAAGCGCGGCCTCGAACCCGTCCCCGTCCCGCCCGAGACCGACTACACGATGCTGCTGGAGCGGCACGGCATCGGCCTCGCCCACGAGAAGCTCAAGGGCGAGGAGCCGCTCACCGTGCAGGACATCGTCACCTACCTGTCTCACAGCCGGGTCACCGAGCAGCGCGCCTCCGAGCAGATGGACCTGCTGCGCAAGCACTTCGCCGATCATCCCGACCTCGGCCGCGCGGTCAGGATGATCTCGGGCGACGAGGACAACCACCTCGCCTACTGCCACGAGGAACTCCTGCGTTTCGCCGCCCAGGGCCACGGCCGGGCCATCCAGCGGACGCTGCGGGAGTGCGCGCTCGCCGAGATCCGGATCTACCGGGACGTCAGCCTCGCCGTCATGGACCACATGGGCCGCATCCTCGGCTGGCCCCGGCCCAAAGCGGCCCTGCTCGCCGCGGGCATCCACGCCGTGTACGCCTGGGAGCGGGTGGCGGGCTGGCGGCGCATGGTGTCCCTGAAGATGCCGGAACGCCGCGACGCCCTCGGCGGCCCGGCCACCTCGGCCCCCGAGTTCGCCTGA
- a CDS encoding LLM class F420-dependent oxidoreductase, which translates to MQLGINLGYWGAGMDADNLAVAQEADRLGYAVCWAAEAYGSDAATVLSWVAAQTERIDVGSAIFQIPARQPAMTAMTAATLDSLSGGRFRLGLGVSGPQVSEGWYGVKFDKPLARTREYVEIVRKAMTRERLSYEGRHWTLPLPDGPGKPIKLTVHPQREHIPLYIAAIGPKNLEQTGEIADGALLIFPSAEHLEDTTIKYLRAGREKAGKTLDGFDVCPTLPLAVGDDKEVATLADTFRPYTALYVGGMGSPKQNFYNQLAQRMGYEKEAAEIQTKYLSGDKQGAAAAVPQDLIDKTALLGSVDRIADRMKAYAAAGVTTLSLAPAGFTLDERLTSLRAGTEALERAGLA; encoded by the coding sequence ATGCAGCTCGGGATCAACCTCGGCTACTGGGGTGCCGGAATGGACGCGGACAACCTCGCCGTCGCGCAGGAGGCCGACCGGCTGGGATACGCCGTGTGCTGGGCCGCCGAGGCGTACGGCTCGGACGCGGCCACGGTGCTGAGCTGGGTCGCCGCCCAGACCGAGCGCATCGACGTCGGCTCCGCCATCTTCCAGATCCCGGCCCGCCAGCCCGCGATGACCGCGATGACGGCCGCGACCCTGGACTCGCTCTCCGGCGGCCGCTTCCGGCTCGGCCTCGGCGTCTCCGGACCGCAGGTCTCCGAGGGCTGGTACGGCGTCAAGTTCGACAAGCCGCTGGCACGCACGCGTGAGTACGTCGAGATCGTCCGCAAGGCCATGACGCGCGAGCGCCTGTCGTACGAGGGCCGGCACTGGACGCTGCCCCTGCCCGACGGCCCCGGCAAGCCCATCAAGCTGACCGTGCACCCGCAGCGCGAGCACATCCCGCTGTACATCGCCGCCATCGGCCCGAAGAACCTCGAGCAGACCGGTGAGATCGCCGACGGCGCCCTGCTGATCTTCCCCTCCGCCGAGCACCTCGAGGACACGACGATCAAGTACCTGCGCGCCGGGCGCGAGAAGGCGGGCAAGACCCTCGACGGGTTCGACGTCTGCCCGACCCTGCCGCTCGCCGTGGGCGACGACAAGGAAGTGGCCACGCTGGCCGACACCTTCCGCCCCTACACCGCGCTGTACGTCGGCGGCATGGGCAGCCCCAAGCAGAATTTCTACAACCAGCTCGCCCAGCGCATGGGCTACGAGAAGGAAGCCGCCGAGATCCAGACCAAGTACCTCTCCGGCGACAAGCAGGGCGCCGCGGCCGCCGTCCCGCAGGACCTGATCGACAAGACCGCACTGCTGGGCTCCGTGGACCGCATCGCCGACCGGATGAAGGCCTATGCCGCGGCCGGGGTCACCACCCTGTCCCTCGCGCCCGCGGGCTTCACCCTCGACGAGCGGCTCACCTCGCTCCGCGCCGGCACCGAGGCCCTGGAGCGCGCCGGGCTCGCGTAG